Sequence from the Methanococcoides sp. LMO-2 genome:
AAAGGATATCGGATCAGCAGCAATCGGTGCAATGGCAGAAAACGAGAGCCTGTTCGGTAAAGGTTTGATCCTTACTGTAATTCCAGAGACAATCGTCATTTTCGGACTTGTCGTCGCACTGCTTATCAGCTAAGTTAATTTGAGAGCATTTTTTGCTCTTAAATTCTTTGAAGGTGTCAGAGCATGGGACTCGAAACAGTTATTAAAGATATCATGGATGCCGCACAGGCAGAAGTTACCATGATCAATGCAGATGCTGATGCAGAAGTATCTCAGATACTTGATGAAGCAAGGCAGAATGCAAAGAACATCATGGGTGACCGTCTGGCAAAAGCAGAAGATGATATTGCAAGATTACGCCAGCAAGAGACATCCAGCGCAAACCTGGAAGTCAAACGTGCAATGCTTAATGCCCGCAAAGAAGTCCTTGACAAAGTATACAACAATGCAGAGGAGTCTATAGTATCACTTCCTGAAGCAAAACAGGAAGAACTGTTAAAGGCCATCATCGAACAGAATGAAGCCAATGGCAGCAAGATATATTCAAACAAAGACTCTGAAGAACTTGTCAGAAAGTTGTCCTCACTTGAATATGCCGGCAATATCAACTGTATTGGCGGAGTTGTCATTGAGAACGACGATGGAACAGTTCGTCTGGATTATACATACGACATAATCCTGAAGAACGTTAATGAGCAATCATTGAAACAGACATCTGATATCTTGTTCGGGTGATTTTTAAATGCGGCTTTTGCAAAAATTCAGAGGAAAAAGTAGTCCGAAACAGGGCGGAAGTGGTGGCTCTAACTACGCTTACGTGACTGCACGTGTTCGGGCAATGAAGAGCAATCTTCTTCCAAAGGAAACCTATCCCCGACTTATGAACATGGGTATCGACGAGATCACCCGTTTCATTGAAGAGTCACAGTACAAACAGGATGTCGATGAACTGGCAAGAGTATACGACGGCGTGGACTTGTTCGAGCACGCATTGAACAGGAACCTTGCAGTCACATTTACAAAGCTTATCAGTATCTCAGAAGGGGAACTTAACTTCCTGATCTCTGAATATCTTAAGAAATATGATATCTGGAGCATCAAGACAATCCTGCGTGGAAAGTACTGTGGTGCATCAGTAGAAGAGATCAACGATAGCATTGTTTCCGCCGGACAACTGTCTTATTCATTTTTGTCAAGCCTTGCAGAAAAAGAATCCTATGAAAGCGTCATCGATGCTCTCAGTGGAACCGATTATTACCCGACATTGAAAGGTTATGATGGTACAAACCTCTCTGCTATTGAAAACCAGCTTGACAAGATGTACTATGACGGCTTGTTCTATGCATTAGGAAATCCAAAATCAAAGGATAGTAAACTGTTCGCAAAGCTCATTCGTACTGAGATCGACAGCAAGAACCTGAGCACTCTTTTCAGGTTAAAGAATGCCGGTGTCGAAGAGGATGAAATTGCAGAACTTATACTTGATGGCGGGCTTCATATAAGCAAGAAAGAGATCGAAAGGCTATTGCCACTTTCATTTAGTGATTTTGTACAGTCACTTGAGAAGTATCCTTGTTGGGAGGACATTTCCGACATTGTGAAACCTGAAATGGAATCATTGGTGGAGCTGGAAACCCAACTCACAAAGTACAACATCAAGTCAGCTACAAGCTTTTCACATATGTATCCACTTTCTATTGTTCCAATCATGGATTATATCCTGAACAAAAAGAACGAGGTTAACAACTTGCGTATTATTATGCGCGGAAAGGCAGCAAACCTTGATGAAGAAATTATCAGGAACCAGTTGGTGATCTAATGGAATTAGCAGTAGTAGGTAACAGCGAGTTTGTTACAGGATTCAGGCTGGCTGGTGTCAAGAAGATATACGAAGCCAATGATGATGAGTTAGAATCCGTGGTCACAAAGGTCCTCGAGGATTCTGATGTCGGAATATTTGTCATGCATGGCGATGACGTTAACAAACTACCGGAAATTTTGAGAGACACGCTAAGTGAGTCTGTTGAGCCAACAGTCGTTACTCTCGGAGGAACTGGTGAAAGCTCAAATTTAAGGGAAAAGATAAAACAATCGGTAGGTGTAGATCTGTGGAAGTAAATGGTGAAATTTATCGCGTGGCAGGACCGGTCGTCACAATTATAGGTATTAAACCAAAAATGTACGATGTGGTCAAGGTAGGTCACGAAGGACTGATGGGAGAAGTCATCAGGATCGAAGGCGAAAAAGCCACTGTTCAGGTATATGAGGATACATCCGGTATCAGGCCGGGAGAACCTGTAGTGAACACTGGTATGCCTTTATCCGTGGAACTTGGACCCGGATTATTAGAAAGTATTTATGATGGTATTCAGAGACCTCTCCAGGTGTTGCAGGAAAAGATGGGCAACTTCATTGAGAG
This genomic interval carries:
- a CDS encoding ATP synthase, with the translated sequence MVDAATTATMMDPAGLKAIGAGLAVGLTGLASGIAEKDIGSAAIGAMAENESLFGKGLILTVIPETIVIFGLVVALLIS
- a CDS encoding V-type ATP synthase subunit E: MGLETVIKDIMDAAQAEVTMINADADAEVSQILDEARQNAKNIMGDRLAKAEDDIARLRQQETSSANLEVKRAMLNARKEVLDKVYNNAEESIVSLPEAKQEELLKAIIEQNEANGSKIYSNKDSEELVRKLSSLEYAGNINCIGGVVIENDDGTVRLDYTYDIILKNVNEQSLKQTSDILFG
- a CDS encoding V-type ATP synthase subunit C is translated as MRLLQKFRGKSSPKQGGSGGSNYAYVTARVRAMKSNLLPKETYPRLMNMGIDEITRFIEESQYKQDVDELARVYDGVDLFEHALNRNLAVTFTKLISISEGELNFLISEYLKKYDIWSIKTILRGKYCGASVEEINDSIVSAGQLSYSFLSSLAEKESYESVIDALSGTDYYPTLKGYDGTNLSAIENQLDKMYYDGLFYALGNPKSKDSKLFAKLIRTEIDSKNLSTLFRLKNAGVEEDEIAELILDGGLHISKKEIERLLPLSFSDFVQSLEKYPCWEDISDIVKPEMESLVELETQLTKYNIKSATSFSHMYPLSIVPIMDYILNKKNEVNNLRIIMRGKAANLDEEIIRNQLVI
- a CDS encoding V-type ATP synthase subunit F — protein: MELAVVGNSEFVTGFRLAGVKKIYEANDDELESVVTKVLEDSDVGIFVMHGDDVNKLPEILRDTLSESVEPTVVTLGGTGESSNLREKIKQSVGVDLWK